Proteins co-encoded in one Synechococcus elongatus PCC 6301 genomic window:
- a CDS encoding ABA4-like family protein — translation MLAELFFNGANLAVLPFWLLLIGRPRWTWTQRIINSPYPFAVLAIAYLFLLVTAVSPESAAALASPKLADIAQAFADPGVTAAGWIHFVVLDLFVGRWVAQTAAEKPGLPVRHSLVLCLFAGPLGLLSHLITQAIWQWWQQRQAASTTTA, via the coding sequence ATGCTGGCTGAACTCTTTTTTAACGGTGCCAATTTGGCTGTCTTGCCCTTTTGGCTCTTGTTGATTGGGCGACCTCGCTGGACTTGGACCCAGCGGATTATCAACTCGCCCTACCCATTCGCAGTCCTCGCGATCGCCTATCTCTTCTTGCTGGTGACCGCTGTTTCGCCAGAATCTGCCGCTGCCCTAGCCAGCCCCAAGCTAGCTGATATTGCTCAGGCCTTCGCCGACCCGGGCGTGACCGCAGCGGGTTGGATTCACTTTGTCGTGCTGGATCTGTTTGTGGGGCGATGGGTGGCCCAAACCGCAGCCGAGAAACCGGGCCTTCCCGTGCGTCACTCCTTGGTTCTCTGCTTATTTGCCGGCCCACTCGGACTACTCAGCCACCTGATCACCCAAGCGATTTGGCAGTGGTGGCAACAGCGGCAAGCTGCCTCAACCACAACGGCCTAG